In one window of Maribacter sp. BPC-D8 DNA:
- a CDS encoding tetratricopeptide repeat protein, with protein MNSQEDTSIFGRVVVMNSKYESGNYEFIESSLIEIDCPSGNCKSQLTDSDGKFHLIVSDKPLFSKVKLKVTKPGYSIVDESQLNLILGQKDEVLITLSTEAQLERNRLKYENNLQNYISKEYHKKSIKIKDSVITALSDLFIDESLENRELETQLSNKNNLISLIANKWARTILDDKSSSYREGFEFIKNGDFALALEEFEKLDVESRLRKNQVTIQITKNNISNQNKIKNEASKQFEEDLLILLEKARLKLLKNDINGSIADYESGIKFSPDNLTFKLELASVYQILNNKKLIGLYTDVYQNESDLFFKSCALNNLGAYYATIWEIKKAESFLLEAKNIRADLYYKNEAKGNYIHTLINLSVLYYYNKDYNPEVAGQYIKQALDISEDLFNSNNENYYDTYIGAILSYIKISRVNLSITEINDYYEKIEFLYETHGKKNNINERIDFLNSYGIFLRDQVKDINKARNIFGTAINLYIDTKELDIFFQNSKNFKGHINSKLIFLYKNAIRTLNPERDEEYILELYGAIYMILDYYKENSPVAYFKLLIPVVLDNTLFQFRSGTYDRIGIEKNYSELEKMIANELSVYEQLEYMALLNRQRSVFYLKIKEYDEALKYSNESIEYYLELFDKRPKEWILDILIGECNSVSIYILKNERECDGYWIDKLKKSKRSYIKYFENTKIEQVRIDYVSSLIEILKK; from the coding sequence ATGAACTCACAAGAGGATACATCTATTTTTGGAAGGGTAGTAGTAATGAATAGCAAATATGAAAGCGGAAATTACGAATTTATAGAAAGTTCTCTAATAGAAATTGATTGTCCTAGCGGTAATTGCAAATCTCAACTTACCGATTCAGATGGTAAATTTCATCTTATTGTTTCTGACAAACCGTTGTTTTCAAAAGTTAAATTAAAAGTTACGAAACCGGGATATTCTATAGTTGATGAAAGCCAATTAAATCTCATTTTAGGACAAAAAGATGAAGTTTTAATAACTCTTTCTACAGAAGCTCAATTAGAAAGAAACCGATTGAAATATGAAAATAATCTTCAAAACTATATTTCAAAAGAATACCATAAAAAATCTATAAAAATTAAAGATAGTGTTATTACAGCATTAAGTGATTTGTTTATAGATGAATCATTAGAAAACAGAGAATTAGAAACTCAGTTGTCCAATAAAAATAATCTTATATCTTTAATTGCTAATAAATGGGCAAGAACCATATTGGATGATAAGTCATCTTCTTATCGAGAAGGTTTTGAATTTATAAAAAATGGTGACTTTGCTTTAGCGCTTGAGGAATTTGAAAAACTTGATGTAGAATCAAGATTAAGAAAAAACCAAGTAACAATTCAAATCACTAAGAATAATATATCCAATCAAAACAAAATTAAAAATGAGGCTTCTAAACAGTTTGAAGAGGACTTATTAATATTACTTGAGAAAGCAAGATTAAAATTATTGAAAAATGATATTAACGGCTCTATAGCAGATTATGAATCTGGGATAAAATTCAGCCCAGATAACTTAACTTTTAAACTTGAACTTGCTTCTGTTTATCAAATTTTAAATAATAAAAAATTAATTGGTCTTTATACTGATGTGTATCAAAATGAGAGTGACTTGTTTTTTAAAAGCTGTGCTCTAAATAATCTTGGGGCTTATTACGCTACAATTTGGGAAATCAAGAAAGCGGAAAGTTTCTTGTTGGAAGCAAAGAATATTCGGGCAGACCTTTATTATAAAAATGAAGCAAAAGGCAATTATATACATACTCTTATAAATCTGTCAGTATTATATTATTATAACAAAGATTACAATCCTGAGGTGGCGGGTCAATATATAAAACAAGCATTAGATATATCTGAAGACCTATTTAATTCAAACAATGAAAATTATTATGACACATATATAGGTGCTATTCTAAGCTACATTAAAATTTCAAGAGTAAATTTAAGTATAACGGAAATTAATGATTACTATGAGAAAATTGAATTTTTATATGAAACTCATGGTAAAAAAAATAATATTAATGAAAGGATAGATTTTCTTAATAGCTATGGTATTTTTTTGAGAGATCAAGTTAAAGATATTAATAAAGCAAGAAATATTTTTGGTACTGCTATTAATCTCTATATAGATACAAAAGAATTAGATATCTTCTTTCAAAACAGTAAAAATTTTAAAGGCCATATTAATAGTAAATTGATATTTCTTTATAAAAATGCTATTAGAACTTTAAATCCAGAAAGGGATGAGGAATATATTCTGGAGCTTTATGGCGCCATATATATGATATTAGATTATTATAAGGAGAATTCCCCAGTAGCATATTTCAAATTGCTGATTCCAGTTGTATTAGACAATACATTATTTCAGTTTAGGTCGGGCACTTACGATAGAATAGGAATTGAAAAAAACTATTCGGAACTTGAAAAAATGATAGCCAATGAGTTATCTGTTTATGAACAGTTGGAATATATGGCTTTATTAAATAGACAACGTTCTGTTTTTTATTTAAAAATTAAGGAATATGATGAAGCTTTAAAATACAGTAATGAATCTATTGAATATTATCTTGAACTTTTTGACAAGAGACCTAAAGAATGGATTTTAGATATATTAATTGGCGAATGTAATTCTGTTAGTATTTATATATTGAAAAACGAAAGAGAATGCGATGGATACTGGATTGATAAATTAAAAAAATCAAAAAGAAGTTATATCAAGTATTTTGAAAATACGAAAATTGAACAAGTAAGAATTGATTATGTAAGTTCTTTAATTGAAATACTTAAGAAATAA
- the rseP gene encoding RIP metalloprotease RseP: MSPIIIKTIQFFLSLSILIVLHELGHFIPAKYFKTRVEKFYLFFDVKFSLFKKKIGETEYGIGWLPLGGYVKISGMIDESMDKEAMAEEPKEWEFRSKPAWQRLIIMLGGVTVNFILAVVIFIGLAYAYGEKYIANDSLKDGVWITDTTLGDALGVKTGDKIIAVDDKKIVSINSIVPEIVYGENITIERDGNTIEKEIPVDFIETISENKESVRFISPRNPFIINTIPEDSPNVNSGFLKGDALVAVEGAPVEYLDQVRPLLESNKGNTINVIVKRDGVDVPLKAKISEEGKMGVSLGLDNEEDYAEKGYFKVETLKYTFIESIPAGWNKGVKTLTDYIKGMKKIFNPDTGAYKEVGGFAAIGGMFPDTWNWPQFWGTTAFISIILAFMNILPIPALDGGHVMFLLYEIITGRKPSDKFLEYAQVTGFFILIALLLFANGNDVYKLIFK; this comes from the coding sequence ATGAGCCCTATTATAATAAAGACAATACAATTTTTTTTAAGCCTTTCTATACTTATAGTACTACACGAGTTAGGGCATTTTATACCAGCAAAATATTTTAAAACAAGAGTAGAGAAATTCTACTTGTTCTTTGATGTGAAGTTTTCGCTTTTCAAAAAGAAAATAGGGGAAACCGAATACGGAATCGGTTGGTTGCCATTGGGCGGATATGTAAAAATATCTGGAATGATTGATGAAAGCATGGATAAAGAAGCCATGGCAGAAGAGCCTAAGGAGTGGGAGTTTAGAAGTAAGCCGGCTTGGCAACGTTTAATTATAATGTTGGGCGGCGTAACGGTAAATTTCATTTTGGCCGTTGTTATTTTCATTGGTCTGGCATATGCTTATGGAGAAAAATATATTGCGAATGACAGTTTAAAAGACGGAGTTTGGATTACTGATACTACTTTGGGTGATGCATTGGGAGTCAAAACAGGTGATAAAATTATTGCTGTAGATGACAAGAAAATTGTTTCGATAAATAGTATTGTTCCTGAAATCGTGTATGGTGAAAACATAACTATTGAACGCGACGGTAATACTATAGAAAAAGAAATTCCGGTTGATTTTATTGAAACAATTTCTGAGAATAAGGAAAGCGTAAGGTTTATTAGTCCAAGAAATCCTTTTATTATAAATACTATTCCTGAAGATTCTCCAAATGTAAATTCAGGATTTCTAAAAGGCGATGCTTTAGTAGCTGTTGAAGGAGCTCCTGTAGAATATTTAGATCAAGTAAGACCTTTGTTAGAAAGTAATAAGGGTAATACCATTAATGTTATCGTGAAACGTGATGGAGTTGATGTACCATTAAAGGCTAAAATATCCGAAGAAGGTAAGATGGGAGTTTCACTTGGTTTGGATAATGAAGAGGATTATGCTGAAAAAGGCTATTTCAAAGTAGAAACATTAAAATACACTTTCATAGAATCTATCCCAGCGGGCTGGAACAAAGGTGTTAAGACTCTTACAGATTATATTAAAGGGATGAAGAAGATCTTCAACCCTGATACAGGTGCTTATAAAGAGGTTGGTGGTTTTGCAGCTATTGGTGGTATGTTCCCAGATACTTGGAACTGGCCTCAATTTTGGGGTACAACTGCGTTTATATCGATTATTCTAGCATTTATGAATATACTACCAATACCTGCATTAGATGGCGGACACGTAATGTTTTTGCTTTATGAAATTATTACAGGTAGAAAGCCAAGCGATAAATTTTTAGAGTACGCTCAAGTAACAGGATTCTTTATTTTAATAGCGCTTTTGCTGTTCGCAAATGGTAATGATGTCTATAAATTGATATTTAAATAA
- a CDS encoding SCO family protein, whose translation MRSFFAKFKLFGLVLIPISAVIMYLFYNALQPVKLLPVYSPAMVNAELVSEEIQHVRKYHTIADFSLTNQNGETITQDNYEGKIYVADFFFTTCPTICPIMTKNMVDLQQSLGNDSDVMLLSHSVTPEIDSVAQLKKYALEKGVDDSNWNLVTGDKKQIYDLARKSYLAVKTDGDGGPFDMIHTENFILVDEKKRIRGFYDGTKKEDIEKLMEDIKILQESHKK comes from the coding sequence ATGCGGTCTTTTTTCGCTAAATTCAAATTATTTGGCCTAGTACTGATACCTATTTCTGCAGTTATCATGTATCTTTTTTACAACGCCCTGCAACCTGTAAAGCTGCTACCGGTATATTCGCCTGCTATGGTAAATGCAGAATTGGTTTCTGAAGAAATACAGCATGTTAGAAAATACCATACGATCGCAGATTTCTCTTTAACGAACCAAAATGGAGAAACTATTACCCAAGATAACTACGAAGGTAAAATTTATGTTGCCGATTTCTTCTTTACTACCTGCCCTACTATTTGCCCAATAATGACCAAAAACATGGTAGATCTACAACAATCGCTTGGTAATGATTCTGATGTAATGTTATTATCGCATTCGGTAACGCCAGAAATTGATTCTGTTGCTCAATTAAAAAAATATGCCCTTGAGAAAGGGGTTGACGATAGCAACTGGAATTTAGTTACTGGTGATAAGAAACAAATCTATGACCTTGCCCGTAAATCGTATTTAGCCGTAAAGACCGATGGTGATGGCGGACCATTTGATATGATCCATACCGAAAACTTTATTTTAGTAGATGAAAAAAAGAGAATTCGGGGTTTTTACGATGGTACCAAAAAAGAGGATATTGAGAAATTAATGGAGGATATTAAAATACTTCAAGAATCTCATAAAAAGTAA
- a CDS encoding FeoA family protein, which translates to METTVAHLKRGQKGIIKEFTENLLPIKLLELGCLPGNVVELVQVAPLNDPIYINVNGSHIAIRREMALHIALDIIEDNTVI; encoded by the coding sequence TTGGAAACTACAGTCGCACATTTAAAAAGAGGTCAAAAGGGGATTATAAAAGAATTCACTGAAAACCTACTACCTATTAAACTGCTAGAACTAGGTTGTTTACCTGGCAACGTTGTAGAATTGGTGCAAGTAGCTCCACTAAACGACCCTATCTATATCAATGTTAACGGATCACATATTGCCATTAGAAGAGAAATGGCTTTACATATAGCACTTGATATTATTGAAGATAATACGGTTATATGA
- the feoB gene encoding ferrous iron transport protein B, producing MSKQINVALIGNPNTGKTSVFNQLTGLNQKVGNYPGITVEKKEGICKLPRGVKAHILDLPGTYSLNTTSLDESVAVELLLNKNDKDHPDVAIVVSDVENLKRNLLLFTQIKDLKIPTILVINMADRMSRKGITIDIELLEKKLNSKIALVSTRKETGIDKLRELIADHKNLPKTQNVDISVIAPEYFEKLATAFPKEDVYKLWLVITQDVNFMPLEKTLFKDASSFATKSKSELKRLQQKETILRYQFINGILKETYKVDVNAAKGFRATLDKVLTHKVFGYLIFFLILLTIFQAIYGWSEYPMDLIDGFFASATEWVKDTLPPGVFTNLIAEGILAGIGGIVIFIPQIAFLFLFIALLEETGYMSRVVFLMDRIMRPFGLSGKSVVPLISGTACAIPAVMATRTIENWKERLITILVTPFTTCSARLPVYLIIIALVIPEGSFLGLSYKALTLMSLYLMGFGAAILSAVILNKILKIKSKSFFVVEMPNYKLPLLKNVGYTVLEKTKSFVFGAGKIILAISIILWFLGSNGSSDEFKNAETIVNNRVEQEGFSTSSEIYFETHQDGLDINAPNASDQQKELEERALAQEIAGYKLEHSYMGHMGKAIEPIVRPLGYDWKIGIAVITSFAAREVFVGTLATIYSVGNDEEETIKNRMAAEVNPRTQKPLFNLASGVSLLLFYAFAMQCMSTLAVVKRETNSWKWPAGQLVIMSLFAYIVALIAYQLLK from the coding sequence ATGAGCAAACAAATTAATGTAGCCCTTATCGGGAACCCGAACACCGGTAAAACTTCGGTTTTTAATCAACTTACCGGGTTAAACCAGAAAGTAGGTAACTACCCAGGTATTACGGTTGAGAAAAAAGAAGGAATCTGTAAACTGCCCAGAGGTGTAAAAGCCCATATTTTAGATTTACCAGGTACATATAGTTTAAACACGACTTCGTTAGATGAAAGTGTTGCCGTCGAGTTGCTTCTTAATAAAAATGACAAGGATCACCCAGATGTCGCTATTGTAGTTTCTGATGTAGAGAACCTAAAAAGAAACCTACTACTTTTTACGCAAATAAAAGATTTAAAAATACCCACCATACTAGTCATTAACATGGCAGATCGTATGTCGCGCAAGGGTATTACTATTGATATAGAATTATTAGAAAAGAAATTAAACTCAAAAATTGCATTAGTTAGTACCCGTAAAGAAACTGGTATCGACAAGCTTAGAGAGTTAATTGCCGATCACAAGAATTTACCAAAAACTCAAAATGTAGATATTTCTGTAATTGCACCAGAGTATTTTGAAAAACTTGCTACCGCATTCCCAAAAGAAGATGTGTACAAATTGTGGCTGGTAATAACACAAGATGTCAATTTCATGCCTCTTGAAAAGACGTTATTTAAAGACGCCTCTTCGTTTGCCACTAAATCTAAATCTGAATTAAAACGTCTTCAACAAAAAGAAACGATTTTAAGATACCAGTTTATTAATGGCATTTTAAAAGAGACTTATAAGGTCGACGTTAATGCTGCCAAAGGTTTTAGAGCGACGCTAGACAAGGTTTTAACGCATAAAGTATTTGGCTACCTTATATTCTTTCTAATACTGTTGACCATATTTCAAGCGATTTATGGGTGGAGTGAATACCCGATGGATTTAATTGACGGATTCTTTGCATCAGCTACAGAATGGGTAAAAGACACATTGCCACCAGGAGTATTTACAAATCTGATTGCCGAAGGTATTTTAGCCGGTATTGGTGGTATTGTAATTTTTATTCCGCAGATCGCTTTCTTATTTCTATTTATAGCCTTGTTAGAAGAAACAGGCTACATGAGTAGGGTTGTATTTTTGATGGATAGGATAATGCGTCCGTTTGGTTTAAGCGGTAAAAGTGTTGTTCCGTTAATTTCGGGTACCGCTTGTGCCATACCAGCTGTAATGGCTACCAGAACCATTGAAAATTGGAAGGAAAGATTAATTACTATTCTTGTTACTCCGTTTACTACCTGTTCTGCAAGATTACCAGTATACCTAATTATCATCGCCTTAGTCATACCCGAGGGTAGCTTTTTGGGTTTGAGCTATAAAGCACTAACCTTAATGTCATTGTACTTAATGGGCTTTGGAGCTGCTATTTTATCGGCAGTAATCTTAAATAAAATACTTAAGATTAAGAGCAAATCTTTCTTCGTGGTAGAAATGCCGAATTACAAATTACCATTACTTAAAAACGTTGGCTACACCGTTCTTGAAAAGACAAAAAGTTTTGTTTTCGGAGCAGGTAAGATCATCTTGGCAATTTCAATAATCCTATGGTTTTTAGGTTCTAACGGATCTTCTGACGAATTTAAAAACGCAGAGACCATTGTAAACAACCGCGTAGAACAAGAAGGTTTCAGTACTAGTAGTGAAATTTATTTTGAGACCCATCAAGATGGTTTAGATATAAATGCCCCTAATGCTTCAGACCAACAAAAAGAACTTGAAGAACGCGCATTAGCACAAGAAATAGCAGGGTATAAATTAGAGCATTCTTATATGGGTCATATGGGCAAAGCAATAGAACCAATTGTTAGACCACTAGGTTATGATTGGAAAATTGGTATTGCCGTCATCACCTCATTTGCAGCTAGAGAAGTTTTTGTCGGTACATTGGCAACTATTTACAGCGTGGGTAATGATGAAGAAGAAACCATAAAAAACAGAATGGCTGCAGAAGTAAACCCTAGAACTCAAAAACCACTATTTAATTTGGCTTCTGGTGTTTCATTACTTCTATTTTATGCATTTGCTATGCAATGCATGAGTACACTTGCCGTGGTAAAAAGAGAAACAAATTCTTGGAAATGGCCTGCAGGTCAGCTAGTAATTATGAGCCTATTTGCTTATATTGTAGCTTTAATAGCATATCAATTATTAAAATAA
- a CDS encoding carboxypeptidase-like regulatory domain-containing protein, giving the protein MNTKLPLLAFFTFLIFNLFNANAQSLSATVIDSVSQQPIPFASVQLKDKWAISNEEGSFNLVFGDVIKESDSLIISIMGYETLSKPISEFTTTKIALVPKAIELREVIVSNKNYTADEIMDFVEDNLEKNYSNDLSKKRLFHRTSNFDRWTKSDFKVKKSSIDVLNQQFIDSIITTVPKNDSYYSEIVGDLYGNHDEELQKFNLLKASKLYDESTEFDYEKIEERLNDILIENVKPGSYFKIKSGLLSFKIDSDEVSTLFEEDVDSTDVAAVNKKLEEKKKSKEEQQKNYGNWKRGQLAKIFSGLPTQEGTKLNFIEKQRKYDYTLQEFTFLGDNPVYVISFKPDGSADYEGTLYVNADDFAVIQVDYSNVKPTSKFSLLGISTNNYLSKGKIIYNKGKDGFYGVRYYESENGMRVGVRRPLKIIEKNKIVKGRNKQNELAGDMDFVIISTEKNEMIVFESENINQATFDGFTENNTISPTYMPKYDPTFWEGYAIMEPNTAIKEFTAASAE; this is encoded by the coding sequence ATGAACACTAAATTACCTCTTCTAGCTTTTTTCACATTTCTAATTTTCAACCTATTTAACGCCAATGCACAGAGCTTAAGTGCAACTGTCATAGACAGTGTTAGCCAACAACCTATACCTTTTGCTTCAGTGCAATTAAAAGATAAGTGGGCTATTTCGAATGAAGAAGGTAGTTTCAATTTGGTATTCGGTGATGTCATAAAAGAATCTGACTCTCTTATTATATCTATAATGGGGTACGAGACCTTGTCTAAACCCATTTCTGAATTTACTACAACCAAAATTGCACTTGTACCTAAAGCTATAGAGTTAAGAGAAGTTATCGTCTCTAACAAGAATTATACTGCAGATGAGATTATGGATTTCGTTGAGGATAATCTAGAAAAGAACTATTCTAATGATCTCTCGAAAAAAAGACTTTTTCACCGAACATCAAATTTTGATCGTTGGACGAAAAGTGATTTTAAGGTCAAAAAATCTTCTATCGATGTATTGAATCAACAATTTATAGATAGCATCATTACTACGGTTCCAAAAAATGATAGTTATTATTCTGAAATCGTAGGAGACCTATATGGCAATCATGACGAAGAACTACAAAAATTTAATTTACTGAAAGCCTCAAAATTATATGACGAAAGCACAGAATTTGATTATGAAAAAATCGAAGAAAGATTAAACGACATTTTAATAGAAAACGTAAAACCTGGCTCTTATTTTAAAATTAAATCTGGCTTATTATCCTTCAAGATAGATTCTGATGAAGTAAGCACACTCTTTGAAGAAGATGTGGATTCTACCGATGTAGCAGCTGTTAATAAAAAGCTTGAAGAGAAAAAGAAAAGTAAAGAAGAGCAGCAAAAAAATTATGGTAATTGGAAAAGAGGTCAATTAGCAAAAATATTTAGTGGTTTACCAACACAAGAAGGTACAAAACTTAATTTTATTGAGAAGCAAAGAAAATACGATTATACACTTCAAGAATTTACCTTTTTAGGCGATAACCCGGTCTATGTAATTTCTTTTAAACCAGACGGATCAGCAGACTACGAAGGGACTTTATATGTAAATGCAGATGACTTTGCAGTAATACAAGTGGACTACTCTAATGTTAAACCTACTAGTAAATTTAGTCTACTGGGTATTTCAACTAACAACTACCTATCCAAGGGGAAAATAATTTACAACAAGGGTAAAGATGGCTTTTATGGTGTACGTTACTATGAATCTGAAAATGGTATGCGGGTCGGCGTTAGAAGACCACTAAAAATTATTGAAAAGAACAAAATCGTTAAAGGTCGAAATAAGCAAAACGAATTAGCTGGAGATATGGATTTTGTTATTATTAGTACAGAAAAGAACGAAATGATTGTATTTGAGTCCGAAAATATTAATCAGGCTACCTTTGACGGTTTTACCGAAAACAACACCATATCGCCTACTTATATGCCTAAATACGACCCAACTTTCTGGGAAGGGTATGCTATTATGGAACCGAATACAGCAATTAAAGAATTTACAGCTGCCTCTGCAGAGTAA
- a CDS encoding DUF423 domain-containing protein, whose amino-acid sequence MVLVAQLVGALLGLLAIVFGAFGAHLLKKTFTADQLNSFETGVKYQMYHALLILMLSFNLNLETGLEKAIIYCLIIGTILFSFSIYGLCISASKGNKIKILGPITPLGGLFLVVGWGLLFYSFIKNLI is encoded by the coding sequence ATGGTTTTAGTAGCGCAATTGGTAGGAGCTTTGTTGGGTTTGTTAGCTATAGTATTTGGTGCTTTTGGTGCACACTTACTTAAGAAAACATTTACAGCTGATCAATTGAATAGTTTTGAAACGGGAGTAAAATATCAAATGTATCACGCGCTATTAATATTAATGCTGAGCTTTAACCTTAATCTAGAAACGGGTCTTGAAAAAGCTATTATCTATTGTCTTATTATTGGAACCATCCTATTTTCTTTCAGTATCTACGGATTATGCATTTCTGCATCCAAAGGAAATAAAATAAAAATATTGGGTCCTATAACCCCTCTTGGCGGACTCTTTTTAGTAGTAGGCTGGGGGTTATTATTCTATAGTTTTATTAAAAACTTGATTTAA
- a CDS encoding TonB-dependent receptor produces MKTYLSLCLIAVLLCCSCGPTKSTTKDKSSLDTELREKNRANISLLQRIRQKPGIVLQNNVPILNKTSNSFDSGGNQEPLYVLNNQVIGNSFHSVNELIDSYNVKKIVILSGADAAGYGTQASNGVIKITSY; encoded by the coding sequence ATGAAAACCTATCTATCTCTTTGCTTAATAGCCGTACTACTATGTTGTAGTTGCGGACCTACAAAGAGTACAACCAAAGACAAATCATCATTAGATACTGAATTAAGAGAAAAGAATAGAGCCAATATTTCGCTATTACAACGTATAAGACAAAAACCAGGAATAGTGCTACAAAACAATGTTCCCATTTTAAATAAAACTTCTAACTCGTTCGATTCTGGCGGAAATCAAGAACCATTATACGTTTTAAATAATCAAGTAATCGGAAATTCGTTTCATTCTGTAAACGAACTGATAGATAGTTACAACGTAAAGAAGATAGTAATTCTATCTGGCGCAGATGCTGCAGGTTATGGCACCCAGGCTTCTAATGGCGTAATTAAAATAACGAGTTATTAA
- a CDS encoding DUF2141 domain-containing protein, whose protein sequence is MIKKNLFVLFIISLMSTGLFAQHNVSLNIDGVASEKGNICFAVYNDEGSFLKFDKVYKSGSEKALKGKTSFDITDLPEGDYAIAIFHDANGNKNLDTNMLGIPKEQIAFSKGKMKMFGPPKYKECVFTVNSNMEMNISLQ, encoded by the coding sequence ATGATTAAAAAGAATCTATTTGTATTATTTATCATATCATTAATGTCTACCGGACTTTTCGCACAACATAATGTTAGTTTAAATATTGACGGAGTAGCCTCTGAGAAAGGGAATATCTGTTTTGCGGTATATAATGATGAAGGTTCTTTTTTGAAGTTCGATAAAGTCTACAAATCTGGGTCGGAGAAAGCACTTAAGGGAAAAACATCTTTTGATATTACAGATTTACCAGAAGGTGATTATGCTATTGCTATTTTTCATGATGCCAATGGAAATAAAAACTTAGACACTAATATGCTAGGCATTCCAAAAGAGCAAATTGCTTTTTCAAAAGGGAAAATGAAAATGTTCGGTCCGCCAAAATATAAGGAATGCGTCTTTACCGTAAATTCTAATATGGAGATGAATATTAGTTTGCAATAG
- a CDS encoding ZIP family metal transporter produces MDEIIAYFESIDPVLAAFYATLFTWGLTAAGAALVFLFKTMNRAVLDGMLGFTGGVMVAASFWSLLAPGIEMSPGEGFVKVIPAAIGFFLGAMFIFGLDKILPHLHINFKESEAEGVKTPWHRTTLLTLAITLHNIPEGLAVGVLFGGVAAGFDGASIGGAVALALGIGLQNFPEGFAVAMPLRRHGLSRTKSFMFGQASALVEPVAAVLGAWAVMTFQPILPYALSFAAGAMIFVVVEEVIPETQQDKYTDIATMGFIGGFIIMMTLDVGLG; encoded by the coding sequence ATGGATGAAATTATAGCGTATTTTGAATCGATAGACCCAGTGTTGGCTGCGTTTTATGCGACATTATTTACTTGGGGACTAACTGCAGCCGGTGCTGCTTTGGTTTTTCTCTTTAAAACAATGAACCGTGCTGTTTTAGATGGTATGTTAGGTTTTACTGGTGGAGTGATGGTTGCGGCTAGTTTTTGGAGCTTATTGGCACCTGGTATTGAAATGAGCCCAGGTGAAGGATTCGTAAAAGTGATACCTGCAGCGATTGGTTTCTTTCTAGGAGCCATGTTTATTTTCGGATTGGATAAAATTTTACCGCATTTACATATTAATTTTAAGGAAAGTGAAGCAGAAGGGGTAAAGACGCCTTGGCACAGAACCACTTTGTTAACCTTAGCGATTACATTGCATAATATACCAGAAGGTTTAGCCGTAGGTGTTCTTTTTGGTGGTGTAGCCGCTGGTTTTGACGGTGCATCTATTGGTGGTGCTGTTGCATTGGCACTAGGTATAGGTTTACAGAATTTTCCAGAAGGTTTCGCTGTAGCTATGCCGTTACGAAGACATGGTTTAAGTAGAACGAAGAGTTTTATGTTCGGTCAGGCATCTGCACTTGTAGAACCTGTTGCTGCTGTTTTAGGTGCATGGGCAGTCATGACTTTTCAACCTATTTTACCTTATGCGCTTTCATTTGCTGCTGGCGCAATGATATTTGTTGTGGTAGAGGAAGTAATACCAGAAACACAACAAGATAAATACACCGATATAGCTACAATGGGCTTCATTGGCGGTTTCATAATTATGATGACCTTAGACGTTGGTTTAGGTTAG